From the Osmerus eperlanus chromosome 19, fOsmEpe2.1, whole genome shotgun sequence genome, one window contains:
- the pigl gene encoding N-acetylglucosaminyl-phosphatidylinositol de-N-acetylase isoform X1: MDILFAVFIVVSSYFILIKYTYNRCRSSFAKSCKHLMTFLSCREKSPLDSQASDFAVDVRALIVTAHPDDECMFFAPIILRLVEMKIPVQLLCLSKGNFYNQGSYRQEELYESCGVLGLPASNICILDHKELPDSPKVEWNTSLTSSLILKHITEHSINMVLTFDVRGVSGHANHTAIHKAVSYLASAGKLPDDCRVLSLLTVGMLRKYLSFLDIPISWLLPSQLCCIIGSQGYQQAKRAMLCHRTQLLWFRHLYILFSRYMLVNTFNVIPQEPKHVKIY, encoded by the exons ATGGATATTCTTTTTGCCGTTTTTATTGTGGTGTCGTCCTATTTTATTTTGATAAAATATACCTACAATCGATGTAGAAGCAGTTTTGCAAAGTCCTGTAAACATCTGATGACATTCCTCTCATGTAGAGAGAAATCCCCCCTCGATTCTCAAGCAAGTGATTTCGCTGTCGATGTGAGAGCACTGATCGTTACTGCACATCCAGATGATGAATGCATGTTTTTTGCACCAATCATTTTAAGACTTGTGGAAATGAAAATACCTGTTCAGTTATTATGTTTATCTAAAG GGAATTTCTACAATCAAGGCTCCTACCGTCAAGAAGAACTTTATGAAAGCTGTGGTGTGTTGGGATTACCAGCCTCCAACATCTGTATACTTGATCACAA AGAACTCCCAGATTCCCCGAAGGTGGAATGGAACACTTCCTTGACATCATCCCTCATCCTGAAGCATATAACAGAACATTCCATCAACATG GTATTGACATTTGATGTGAGAGGAGTGAGTGGCCATGCCAATCACACAGCCATCCACAAGGCTGTCAG CTATCTTGCTTCTGCTGGGAAATTACCAGATG ATTGCCGTGTCCTGTCCCTGTTGACTGTTGGCATGCTCAGGAAGTACCTTTCCTTCCTGGACATCCCTATCAgctggctcctcccctcccagctctgCTGCATCATTGGCTCCCAGGGGTACCAGCAAGCCAAG AGGGCCATGTTATGTCACCGCACCCAACTCCTGTGGTTTCGTCACCTGTACATTCTGTTCTCGCGCTACATGCTTGTCAACACATTCAACGTCATCCCACAAGAACCAAAACATGTGAAGATATATTAA
- the pigl gene encoding N-acetylglucosaminyl-phosphatidylinositol de-N-acetylase isoform X2 produces the protein MVLTFDVRGVSGHANHTAIHKAVSYLASAGKLPDDCRVLSLLTVGMLRKYLSFLDIPISWLLPSQLCCIIGSQGYQQAKRAMLCHRTQLLWFRHLYILFSRYMLVNTFNVIPQEPKHVKIY, from the exons ATG GTATTGACATTTGATGTGAGAGGAGTGAGTGGCCATGCCAATCACACAGCCATCCACAAGGCTGTCAG CTATCTTGCTTCTGCTGGGAAATTACCAGATG ATTGCCGTGTCCTGTCCCTGTTGACTGTTGGCATGCTCAGGAAGTACCTTTCCTTCCTGGACATCCCTATCAgctggctcctcccctcccagctctgCTGCATCATTGGCTCCCAGGGGTACCAGCAAGCCAAG AGGGCCATGTTATGTCACCGCACCCAACTCCTGTGGTTTCGTCACCTGTACATTCTGTTCTCGCGCTACATGCTTGTCAACACATTCAACGTCATCCCACAAGAACCAAAACATGTGAAGATATATTAA